The DNA sequence TTTTAACAGTTTGCCAGCCTGAGCTGTGACTTGGATTGACACACGCGGTATGTGGGTCTCTGTTTGTCTTCTTGTCCGCCACCCGACAGTGTTAAAGGTAGGCCAAGAGTCCTCAGAAACCCTCCCAATCCTGAGATCTGTAGGGATCTGGGTGACATTCCTGGGACCCTGTCCCCTCCAAATTCAGCTgatttcctctctgttttctctccccaGGATAGCTGTCGCCCGGGAAACGCAACCCGGGCACCCCGCTAGGGCAACGGCCCCTGCCCTGAGGGCCGGGATCATGAAAGGCCTCGGTGACAGCCGCCCTCGCCACCTCTCCGACAGCCTGGACCCACCGCACGAGCCCCTGTTCGCAGGGCCTGATCGCAACCCCTACCTGCTGTCGCCCACGGAGGCCTTTGCCCGCGAGGCTCGCTTCCCTGGCCAGAACACTCTGCCTGGGGATGGTCTCTTCCCCCTCAACAACCAACTGCCACCTCCAAGCAGCACCTTTCCCCGCATCCACTATAACTCCCACTTCGAGGTGCCAGAGGAGAGCCCCTTCCCCAGCCATGCCCAGGCCACCAAGATCAACCGGCTGCCTGCCAACCTCCTGGACCAGTTTGAGAAGCAACTGCCCATCCACCGCGATGGCTTTAGCACGCTCCAGTTCCCTCGTGGTGAGGCCAAGGCCCGTGGTGAGAGTCCTGGCCGCATCCGCCACCTGGTCCACTCGGTCCAGCGGCTCTTCTTCACCAAGGCGCCCTCACTGGAGGGCACAGCAGGGAAGGTCGGTGGCAATGGCAGCAAGAAGGGTGGCCTGGAGGACGGCAAGGGCCGGAGGGCCAAGAGCAAGGAACGGGCCAAGGCTGGGGAACCCAAAAGGCGTAGCCGCTCCAACATCTCGGGCTGGTGGAGCTCTGATGACAACTTGGACGGCGAGGGTGGCGCCTTCCGCAGCAGTGGCCCGGCCTCCGGGCTGATGACACTCGGCCGACAGGCAGAACGCAGCCAGCCACGTTACTTCATGCACGCCTACAACACCATCAGCGGGCACATGCTCAAGGCAGCCAAAAACAACACCGCTGAGCTGACTGCCCCGCCACCCCCTCCCGCACCCCCAGCTGCCTGCCCCAGCCTTGGGGTGGGCACTGACACCAACTATGTCAAGCGGGGCTCCTGGTCCACTCTGACCCTCAGCCACGCCCACGAAGTCTGCCAGAAGACCTCAGCCACCTTGGATAAGAGCCTGCTAAAGTCTAAATCCTGCCACCAGGGTCTAGCATACCATTACCTGCAGGTGGGTCTCTCCCATGGTTAGGGGTAGGGTAAGGAATGTTGGGGAGGGCCCCTGTTCTGAGACTTAGCTGGACCACAGATTTACTTGGAAAGTTGCTTCATTCTGGGCTCCTGTGAGTAAACGGCTGTGAAATGGGTGTCTGGTGGTACCTGCTAACAAGGGGATATCTTCCACTGTCATGCTTTCAGCAGACACTGGTTAGGTTTCTTCCGAGCCCAGCCCAGAGTAGGAACTAAAATGTGTACCTGCCCTCTAGAGGACAAATCTGGAAGCcctgccctccaccctcctcAGAGGACCAATTgcatggtattctttttttttttttttttaaattttatttatctgacagagagaaatcacaactaggcaggcagagagagaggaggaagcaggctccccgtggagcagagagcccgatgtggggctcgatcccaggaccctgggatcatgacctgagccgaaggtagaggctttaacccactgagccacccaggcgcccccaattgcATGGTATTCTACATGCCAGCCTCCTGCCTGCTAGCCTCACCAGACCAGGGGCTCTTTTAAGACAGGGACCACATTAGAAGCAGCTGTGTGTCCCGAAGGCCCAGGACAGGGTTGGCAGAGAGAAAGTGCTCAGGAAATGTGAGAAGAGAGAGGGCTAGAGGAACAGATGGACATTTTAAGTGAACAGAGCtagaaataaataagacagagCCCTGATTATCAGGATGCTGGGAGAGAAAGATGCATGAACAGGTAGTTACGTCGGTGTGAGTGGAGTGTGTTGGAGGTCAGCATGGAGGGCTGTAGGAGGCCCTAACCCAGCTTGGGGGACTAACTTTCTCCTCCCAAGTGTTAATGTTTATTGAGGAACTTAATATGCACTTTGCAAAGCCACACTCCCGGAAAGTAGCAGAAGGCTCAGGGACATCTCTGTTGCTATGCGTTCCCCTGGGGCCCTCCAGAGTAGAGCCAGGGGCTAAGAGCTGAGTGCGGCTCCTGGGGCAGAACCCAAGCTGTGGGTGGAAGTTACAGGAAGCAGATTTCAGTACCCACCAAGATGGAAGGGGCTGCTTCTGTAGGTAGTGAGCCCTTCATCCCGGGGGGTGTACCAGCACAGGCCTGGCCAGCCTTTGGGAACACATTAGATGCATTTTGAACCAGATGAACATCAAAGTCTGACAAAGCCCCGAGCTCTTGTCATTCTATATAAAAATTCCAAAGATGGTGAGACTATGGGggaaaagctatttttttttttcaacagaaggaaaatggaaatctaggcagtattttatatatttaaggctTTTGTGGCTCTCAATCCAATTCCTTAGTTTAGAAACATCAGAGAGGGTGATGTGTGACCTGGCTCCCTCTCAGAATGCTGTGGTTTGGTCTGATCATGTGAAAAATGCTTCAGAAACACATGAAAGGGAGTCTCTGTGGGCCTTGGGGTTTGTGCTGCCTGcttggaggtggggggtgggtgctggGGTAGCAACAGGTTTTAAGCAGGAATATCAAAGGGCACCTTCCCAAAGGACAGGTGGAGCCAGGGAAGATGGACTAGCAAATGGCTTAGGAGGTAGAATGTGTGGGCCCCAGTGACCAGCTGGGCAGTtacttggcggggggggggggggggggggtaaggggGTCCTGGGGTGGGAGTCCCAGACTGGGACCATCCCTCAGCCGAGAACTGGTCACTAGCAATATGGGCATCTAGAAGGATGTGGCATCTGTGTGCATTCTGCATGTGCTGAAGAATATGGTGATGCTGTGTCCACTGAGAAATGTGTGTCACCCGGGCCTCTGTGATGAAGGGTGTTGAACCTAGCGGGGGTGTGCACTCTGTATGTGTCAAGGCAAAGACGCGGTGAGATGGGGACAGGCTGCAGTGTGTCCGCAGTGCGGTGATGGCTGCTGTGTTCGGTGGGGGGTGGTGTGAGTATGTTCTGTGTTCACGTTGTGTACTTGTCCATGTGGTAATGAGTGGCTGCTGTGGGCGTGTCCTTGGTGAGATGGGGGCGGGAAATGTACGTTTGCTCTCTGAGATGTGTGCACCTGGCGAGGTGTGCTCACTCTGGGCTGAGGGACTTGGTAAGTGCTAAGATGTGTGGAATCTTTCACCATGGGGTGAATGTCCACTGTGTATACCTGTCAGATGGGAAAACAGCCCTTTTTCCAGGTCACCACCTGGCTGCCAGCCCCCCCACCGGCCTCTGCACCCCTGTGCCTGGGCTTACCCACTAGTAAGGGATATAGGATGTCCATTGACTCCAAGGACCCTGCCCCTTTACTGCTGTGCTGGGGTCCTCTGACCAGTCCTCCCTATCCCTACCCCCATCCTAGGACAGGATCTTGGTGCCAGGTCTGAGGGCCTCAGTCTGGTTTGATGTTCTCATCTGTGTAGTGGGATCATAAGCCGTCCTCTAAGATAGCAGGGTGACATGATGGGAACACAGTGGGTGCTCAGAAAAGGAACTGCAGTGGGCAGCTACTGTGATCTTACAGCCTGAGCGGTTTTGCTGGGGCACACCCAGCCTGGGATCCGTGCAGAAATCTGAGGTCTGAGAGGGGCGAGGATTTGCTTGAGGCCACTCAGTGAAGCTGTGGCCGAGCCGGCTCTGGAACTCAAGGATCCCTCCCAGCCCCGGGCTCTGCCCTGCTGCTGGGTGGCTTCAGCAGCAGTACCCATCACGGAAGGCTGAAACTGTGCTAGGCGGAGAGCGGGGGAATCTTCGGGGTTCCGAGCACCGTTCTGCGATGTGCGCTGCCCCCGATCCCACCCTACCCTCGCTGAGGTCTGTTCGCCCATCCTCAGGtgcccggcggcggcggcgagtgGAGCACTGCGCTGCTGTCCCCGCGCGAGGCGGACGCCGCGGCCGAGGGCCCCATCCCGTGCAGGCGCATGCGCAGCGGCAGCTACATCAAGGCCATGGGCGACGAGGACAGCGACGAGTCCGGCGGCAGTCCCAAGCCCTCACCCAAGACGGCAGCACGGCGCCAGAGCTACCTGAGGGCCACGCAGCAGTCGCTGGGAGAACAGAGCAACCCCCGCAGGTGAGCGCGCAGCCCAGCTGCTAGAGCCCCGCCCACAGGCTAGCCCGGCCCACCCGGAGCTCCGCCCCCCGGGATTGCTGCTCGAGAGTCCGAGTCAGGTTCTGGGAGGCCTCCCCGCTCTCCGCACGTGAGCTCTCCGGGAAAGCCTCCTCCGCTCTCACAGGCTCCGCTCACTGGCCGGGCTAGTCCCTAGGTGAGCTCCTCCCAGGTATGTCCCACCTCTGGGAACCCTAAGAAAGCCCCGCCCCATAGGTGAATCCTGCCTCACAGCCTCAGATCCAGGCGAACTCGGGCTCCCAATGATCTAGGCTCCCTAGGTAAACCCGGCTTTAGCTTAGCCTTCTCCCTGAGATCCTTGTCCTTAGGTTGGCCCTTCGTTTGACGAGTTGACTCTGGAGAGCCCCGCCATTTGGTGAACCATCCCATAAGCCCCCCACAGTTAAACCCTGACCAGCAGTGAGTCTCATCCTTTGGCAAACGATAAGGAGAGTCTCTCTAGAGTGACTGGCCCTGTCTCCAGGAGGCACATCACCAGGTGAGTTCCATTCCCACAGGGGAACTGGGCCAGGGAACCCTCTTCTTCCGGTTAGGAGAAACTTGCCCCTAGTGATCCCACCACCTGTACAAGTAAGTACCAAGGTACTTACTGCCTAGGCACGGCCAGAGCCCCCTCTGCCCTTGCGCCTGTAATTTATCCCTGTGGTGAGCTCCGAGACTGGGGAGGAGGGCGTATTCAGAAGTCAAAGGCAGATGAACGGCCTTCACCTGCTCTCTCACCCTGCCTGGAATTCCACCGTCAAGCCCTTTCCCGTTGCTTTAAGACTTGGAAGAGTTAATGAAAGTATGAACAAATGAGATGCATGCACACAGAGAGCAACAATTAAAATGTTAGAGAAAGGTGAGGCTTTCACATGCATAAGTCACCATGGGGATCAGAACAGAAAAGAATGAGAGTAGTAAAAAACGTTACAGAAAGCCCAACATCAAGTACAAAACAGGTAAAACTTAGTAGGAGGGGTTCAGAGTTCtctgaggaaaagaaacaaaagcaagtccgaaacaaaaagaaagagttAAGGGAACCAAGCTTAGTCCTAGTTCCTAAACTATGGGGGCCAAGAGTCAAGGCTTCTGGGAGGAGGGGGTCTGGGAGGACCTTGGCAGAGAAAAGAGAGCAGGTAAGGTGACAGAGCCAtgaggcagggagaggcaagGAGGAGCAGGGATCTCGGAGAAGCCGGAGTTTCCTTGTGACAGGGAATTGCTtaagggatgcacaggaggacaGAAGGCAGGGAATGGCCTCCAGGTGGGAATTCAGGACATCACTGGCTTGTCCCAGatcttcccctctctgagcctcagttccccaTCTTTAAGTGAAGGGGCTAAGGTGGCTAAGACCCCTTCTAGTCCTGGAAGCACTTCCATGAATGACCAGTGTGGActgaggtgggagaggagggCGGGACCCAGGCCCAGACCTTGAATGAGagggaataaataataataatagtagctatAGTAATGGGCGCCATCTGTTAGCACTTGCCGCACTCTGGGCTCTGTGCCTGGCCCAGTGCACTTCAATGTGATTCCAAATCCTCTTCATCATGGCCCCAAGCAGGCAGGCATGGTGTCACCCCCACTttgtaggtgaggaaactgagacttaggCAAGGGGGtcatgacttgcccaaggtcacccactGAAAAAACTCCATTCCAATCCAAGCCCACCTATGTCAAGGCCAGAGCTGTTGGGTGCTTGGATTTTAACCCCAGAGAAGTGGGGTTAAAACTCACTGCGCCGCCTGCTGGGAGCCCCGCCCACAGGCTAACCTGCCCCATTGGAGACCACCCTGCTCCCCCGGCAGGTGAGCTCTCCTGGAAAGCCTCCTCCGCTTTCACAGGCTCACAGGCCAGGCTAGTGAGGGAGAAACCCAGGGTCAGGGAGATGTGAGAAAAATTGAACAGCAGGAGTCGTGAGAAGTGGTGTCTTTGGGGGCCTGGTGGAAGCTACCGGGATATTGTGCTGAAACTGATGCACTTTGGTCAGCTCCAGCCTGAGATCAAGGCTGTGAGCCTTGACCTCCCTCCCTTGTCCAGCCATTGGAATTGCCCCAGacctgttggggggaggggcctgtagAATTGGGCTGGGTTGGGCAGCGAGGTTTGAAATGGTTAAAAGTGAGCTTGTGCTGCCACCTCGTGGCTACAGTAGAGATGACAGGTGAGAAAGACCGGCATCCTCCAGAGTCAAGTCTCCGAGAGCTGGGAGCTCTCCCCTTGCTCTCAGTACACCtgacccatccctccaccccatcTTCACCCCTCCCAACACTACACAGGCTGGCAGTGACTTCCATTTTTCCCTCTGCACTCGATGACCTTGGCCAGTCTTTCCTGGTCTGAGCCTGTTTCTCAGGCTGAACAATGGGTGGGCTGAGCCCTGTCTGCTCCCCATCTTCCCCAGGAGTCTGGACCGCCTGGATTCAGTGGACATGCTGCTGCCCTCCAAGTGTCCCAGCTGGGAGGAGGACTACAACCCCGTCAGCGACAGCCTCAACGACTCCAGCTGCATCAGCCAGGTGAGGGTGGCGGCTAGCCAGGACAGTGGGCTTGGGAGAGGCCAGCTCCCACCCAGGGGGACAGACATCCAGGCCCAGCCCCTGGCGAGTGGTCCCCAGATGTCTTCACTGTGCTTCTGTTTGGTCTTTGTTCCCATAGCTGCCTGTGTACATATGTCTGTCCCACTGACTGTCCTGTGGCTGGAGAGCAGTCCTGGGGCCTGGCACGCCGTggcctgagctgagagccccggGGGAGGAGCCACACCACTGCTATAGACCCAGGAGCCCTGAAGATAGGGAACTGGAGACCTGAGCTTGAGTCCCAGTCTTGTCACTGAGAGTATGAACCCAGGACAAGACactccctccctgagcctcagtttcctgatttaCACAGAAGGGTGATAATTCCTATTTCAAAGCGTTATGAGGAATTGAGATAGGAACATAGTGTTCTCAGCAAAGGGTAGCTAACTTTATGGTTCTTATTGTTATgttgctgtatgaccttgggaaagttgcTTCTCCACTCTGGACCTCCATGTCCCGCAGGCTCAGTGGAAAGTTGGACTTCCACGGTTTAGGCACCCCTGCCACTAACATCGATAAGCACGCTGTGCTGAacctttcattctcttaactcCCAGGTCCTTGAACCCTCACAGCCATGTCCAGGGGTGGGTGTGCTTATTATTTATATCCCCATTTcacggatgaggaaactgaggctcagctggctgagatcacacagcaaggaggaggcagagctgggcGGAGATCCAGAGCTGTCAGTCATACACCAGGACTCCAGCCCCCATCACGTGCGCAGTACTTTGGGATTGGCAAAGGGAAGACCAGCCAAGTTTCAAGGGCTCCCCCTAAGGTGTGGATGGAGAGATGAGGCCTGCTAGGAGTAAGAGTGGGGCAGGCGAGGGCCCAGGTGCAGCCCCGGCCTCCTTTCTGGGCAGGGACAGGCCCCAGGGCCCACTGTGTGTAGCCCCACTGCCCAGGCTAATACACTGCTTAGAACTGGAAAGCTTTGGGATCCCATCCCCTCACAACTCCTCTGTTCCTCATCTGGCCATAGTGTCCCCCCTTGAGTCCCCAGGCCCCTCAGCACTGTCATTCCCAGACCAAGGAGACTGACTTCCGACTTGGGGAGGAGTAGAGCACCCCAACCATGGGACTCTGTCCCTGCCACCCTCATGCAGGCCCCACCAAGTCTCCTGGGCTCCAGGGCTCCCACCTGCACTGTGTTCTCAGTGGCCATAAGGAGCTTGTGAGGGATGTGAGGTCACCCCGTGATCACCCCGTGTCCCTGCTCCAAACCCTCTGTAGCTCGCGCCTGCCCACAGTGAAGGCCAGACTCCTTACTCAGCTGCGTGTgggcctgcctctctctcacGAGGGATCTCAGAGGCTCTGTCCCCTGTCCTGctgcagccacactggcctcctttctGCTCCTCGCACACCTCACACACCTTACTGTTTCTTCTCCCAGGAGCACCCCTCTCTCAGATCTTGGCTTAGCTGGGTTTTCTCCGTATTACTGGTCttggctcaaatgtcacctcagGGGAACCTGCCCTGTCACTTGTCGAAAGGAGCCCCCAGGACACTGTTCCCTTACTCTGCTTAATTTACTTGACAGCATCATTACTGTCTAGAGTTATAGCTGTTTATTTCATTGATGTCTGTCTCACTCTTAAGCCTGGGCGCTCCCTGCAGGTGGGGAGCTTGCCGTGTGGTTCCCTGTACTGTCCTGGTCCTCGGCACATGGCACAGGGCACACGGGAGCTTGCTGAATGGATGGCTTCCCTCCCGGTGTCTCCTAGCCTACCgtgttcttttgtttctcagtcttctctgtatctgtgtctctctgtttttctttcccctcattCACATTTTTCTCTGACTCCCTCTAGTCGGTACCACATCcatgtttctctctgtctttctctcacacaccCCATCTTCACCTCTGCCTGGCCCCAGCATCTGGAACACTTTTATTCTTTGGCTGTATGTAAGGGCCCATGGAATCAGCCAGGCTGGGGACCCCAGCAGGTCTCTGCCACtaccccctgcccagcccagctctCTCCTAGGCCAGGGTCCTCTGACCCTCAAACCCTCACCTCCAGAACCTTGAGTGATCCGAGCCACATATGTGGCCCTAGAGTCAGAGATATCCCAGCTCTGACTGTGTCTCTGAGGCCTTGACTCCTGCCAGAAGGAGCCTCCCTCCCACCAGGCCCTGGACTATGTGGGCCCTGACCAGGGAAGAGAAGGCTTTGGGCTCTGGGCCTAATCTGTAGATCCGGGAGTTGGGGGGCCTGCCTGCCTGGGTGAGAGGCAGTAGACAGGGCATCTCCCAGGAgccagaacaaaagaaaaatgtagaaagagcAGAGTATAAATCCTCAGTAGCACCCAGCCCCAGAAGGGGTAAGCCTCCCATCCGTGGAGGAAGCTAAGTGAGACCTCCTGCCAGACTAGGCCTCAGCCAGTCTGGGGAGGACGTTaggccagccagccagcctctTGTAGCCGAGTCTGAATACCctaccccagcccccagccttggTCTCCCCATaaccctccccctctctttcctgCAGATTTTTGGACAGGCCTCCCTGATCCCCCAGTTGTTTGGCCATGAGCAGCAGGTCAGTATGTTTGCCCTTCTCTCGTACCCCAATTCCAGAGCCCAGGGCTGGGTCTGAGGCCTGGCATCTGAGTGgtcccagcccctggccctggCAGGAACCAGCAGAGCCTGCGCCAGGGAAGGCACCACCGGTGAGCATGGAGTCGAGGCTCACGCTGTGCCCTGACCTCTCCCTCACTGACCCTTTCACTTcacttttctgtgcctcagtttccccttttcaAAAATGGGAAAGAATGGGCTAGGTCTCGTGGATAGAGCAAGAAACAATCCCAGAGTAAAGGAAAGTGGACCCTGGGAGTCTTCTAGCTAGAGAGACTGTTCTCTTTGGACACATTGGCAGCTGGGGGCTGGTGGTATTGGCCTCCAGGTTCCAGATCCCAGATCCCCTATAAGGATGTTGGGGTATTGGCATGAACACAGAGacttttccattttacagaactTGGTGGGGGTGAAGCTGCTCGTGGTACGCTATCTGTTTGCCCTACAGGTGCCCCTTCCTGTGCATACACACCTTGCCCGAGAAGAggccctctcctccttcccaggccccagcccccGAGACCAGAAAGAGAGGCTGCAAGGGGCTCCAAGCTCACCCCCTCATTGTGGCCAGGAGTAGACAAGGAACCTGTCCAAGGGGTGGGACGAAGATTGGCCCCTCCTCTCCTGATTTTAGCTGTGGCGGGCTCGCATGCCTCCCATGTTCTTGTTGTAGTTCTTCTCAAACACATTATTCCGGAGGGTCTCTGGGGAGCCCACAGCGGGGCCAGGTGCCCTCTTCCTCCCCTAATGTCCACGGGCTTGTGGTAAGGATGTGATGTGTTAACATACAAAATCCCAACGAGTTCCCTGCCCACAGTATGTCCTCAGTGATATGCATACCAACAGCTCTGACCAGCTGGCCTCACCTTTCAGGGCTCGGAAGCATCTTAACCAGTACTTACAAATCCTTGCCCTCACCCCAGGGAGCCTCCTCTAAGAATAGGGATAGGTCACCTGGTGCTTAGTCTTCTGACACTGTTCTCAGCATGGGATAtgaatgatctcatttaatctcaacAACAATCCTAGGAAATCTGGTCTACCGTTAGcccttattttatagatggggaaactgaggcacagagcagttaaGTGACGTACCCATGTTCATATTGCAAGGAAGTGATGGACCCAGGTTGAAACTCCGGCAGTCCTGTACCAGAGCTGTGCCATGCCTGCAATCCCAAAGCAAGACCTCATTGCCCTTGGGAATCACAGGGGCTTCTTGGTGTACTTCAGGTCACAGCCAAGGAGGATAAAGGCCTGTCTCTTTCAAACCCACTCCGAATGAATGTTGGGTATACCTCATGGCCTACATTTTAACTTATCAGTGTTGTCCGACAGAACTTTCTGTGAAGATACAGATGTTCTGTCCTACACGCTTTCCCACAAGGTGGCATAAGCAAGTGAAATATAGCTAGTGTGGctaaagaactgaattttttgtttaattttaattagtttaaaatctaaagaGCCACACGTGGTTAGttgctaccatattggacagcacagattTAGACCTTTCCAAATAGATATGCTCCCAACTGGGTGATGATCCATCTAGTCATTTTTACCTGACACAGTGCCAGGCATTTCATTTAGGTAGGAAACCTACCTGACCCCTGACCCAGAGAGTGGTGAGAGCTGGATGCCACACCAGCAGAGCAGGCCCCAGGAACGGCTCCATCTTTCTTCCACGTGGTGCTCAGTCAACTTCTGTCCCCGCCCTTCTTGCCCTGGCCTCCCCTCAGGACCTCCAGTCAGTGTCCATCCTTTGCCCGCCAACTCCTCAGCTTATGCTCTGTGGTCTCCAGTTGCCATCATGGCCTAAGACCTGGGTCAAACATACCCTTCCAGAACCCTTAGAGATATATGTGTGGCAGGCCGCTGTATGCCCACGCTCTCAGCTACAGATATGTAGGATCTTGGATGGCCATCTCTAGAGAGACACTTAGAAACCATCTAGATAACGTTGAGCTAGGTGTGAGATGACAAATAGCAGACGTGTCACCATTCTCCATACTGCCCTTGGCCGACATCACTAATCAGTCCTCACCACCAGACAGTCACCATTCTCTATAACACCCtgggcagacatcactaatcaatcCTCACTGCCACTACCCTCATTCCAGTTTTATCTTCTCTTACCAGATTATGACATCAGCTTCATCTcagacctctgcccctgtcccaGACTCCCTTCCCAACATTCATTCTCTACTCCAGGGCTAGATTAATCCTCCTTAAATTCATATTTGGAGTACTGATTCAGCCACTTCCTCACTGGGTACACCTGGCAAGTATCTTCCCCTCACTGGCCCTTGGTTTCTTTGCTTGTAAAAGTAAAGGAATTGGACCTTCAGCTGGTAAATTTCTAGCACCTACTGCCACCTCCCATTCCAACATTCAAAGTAGACATTACTAATTGATTGTAGCCTTCTTTGTGGCTGAATTCAGATGTAACTCAGGATCTATCAGTTGATCAGTATGGACACTCAAGACCCACTAAGTATCCTTAA is a window from the Meles meles chromosome 16, mMelMel3.1 paternal haplotype, whole genome shotgun sequence genome containing:
- the DLGAP4 gene encoding disks large-associated protein 4 isoform X3, giving the protein MKGLGDSRPRHLSDSLDPPHEPLFAGPDRNPYLLSPTEAFAREARFPGQNTLPGDGLFPLNNQLPPPSSTFPRIHYNSHFEVPEESPFPSHAQATKINRLPANLLDQFEKQLPIHRDGFSTLQFPRGEAKARGESPGRIRHLVHSVQRLFFTKAPSLEGTAGKVGGNGSKKGGLEDGKGRRAKSKERAKAGEPKRRSRSNISGWWSSDDNLDGEGGAFRSSGPASGLMTLGRQAERSQPRYFMHAYNTISGHMLKAAKNNTAELTAPPPPPAPPAACPSLGVGTDTNYVKRGSWSTLTLSHAHEVCQKTSATLDKSLLKSKSCHQGLAYHYLQVPGGGGEWSTALLSPREADAAAEGPIPCRRMRSGSYIKAMGDEDSDESGGSPKPSPKTAARRQSYLRATQQSLGEQSNPRRSLDRLDSVDMLLPSKCPSWEEDYNPVSDSLNDSSCISQIFGQASLIPQLFGHEQQVREADLSDQYEAACESACSEAESTAAEALDLPLPSYFRSRSHSYLRAIQAGCSQEEDSVSLQSLSPPPSTGSLSNSRTLPSSSCLVAYKKTPPPVPPRTTSKPFISVTVQSSTESAQDTYLDSQDHKSEVTSQSGLSNSSDSLDSSTRPPSVTRGGVTPASEAPEPPPKHAALKSEQGTLTSSESHPEAIPKRKLSSIGIQVDCIQPVPKEEPSPATKFQSIGVQVEDDWRSSAPSHSMSSRRDTDSDTQDANDSSCKSSERSLPDCTPHPNSISIDAGPRQAPKIAQIKRNLSYGDNSDPALEASSLPPPDPWLETSSSSPAEPAQPGACRRDGYWFLKLLQAETERLEGWCCQMDKETKENNLSEEVLGKVLSAVGSAQLLMSQKFQQFRGLCEQNLNPEANPRPTAQDLAGFWDLLQLSIEDISMKFDELYHLKANSWQLVETPEKRKVSMEQCGGEVQGQIPGRQ